A genomic window from Algoriphagus sp. Y33 includes:
- a CDS encoding FecR family protein has product MNHQPTDYDNFSTDDFVMDPFFKEWVLFSDPVHEEFWTIWKDANPSKIKLLEEAKRLVLTLEKSKFEMNSDELHAVWDAVQADIKNPRRILKPSSRRKKFWPLTSVAASIVFAFLVWYWYELPREIEYQTAYGETKEIMLPDSSIVILNSNSRLAFVNDWEDQTAREIRIEGEAFFSVVHKTDHQPFKVFSSQNVAIEVLGTEFNVYNRSQETEVVLASGLVTLSFPVKEKEGKILMSPGELVEFKESKFQRKKVNTTHYTSWKDKVFHLDETSLEEIIKMARNNYGIDIDVQDHEVLKLTASGSMPLSDAASFMSQISKIFNVEIVDEHNKYLIK; this is encoded by the coding sequence GTGAATCATCAACCTACCGATTACGATAATTTTTCGACAGATGACTTTGTCATGGATCCGTTTTTCAAAGAATGGGTGCTCTTTTCAGATCCGGTTCATGAAGAGTTTTGGACTATTTGGAAAGATGCTAACCCATCCAAAATAAAATTGCTGGAAGAAGCAAAAAGATTGGTTTTGACTCTTGAGAAGTCAAAGTTTGAAATGAATTCAGATGAATTGCATGCAGTGTGGGATGCTGTACAAGCTGATATTAAAAATCCCCGAAGGATTCTTAAACCATCATCCCGAAGGAAGAAATTTTGGCCTCTAACCTCTGTGGCTGCGTCTATTGTTTTCGCCTTCCTTGTCTGGTATTGGTATGAGTTGCCAAGGGAAATAGAATATCAAACTGCTTATGGAGAAACCAAAGAAATCATGCTGCCTGACAGTTCCATTGTAATCTTGAATTCTAATTCCAGATTGGCTTTTGTTAATGATTGGGAAGACCAAACCGCCAGAGAAATCAGGATCGAAGGAGAAGCATTTTTTAGTGTGGTTCATAAAACAGATCATCAACCTTTCAAAGTATTTAGCTCACAAAATGTGGCTATAGAAGTTCTGGGGACAGAATTTAATGTCTATAACCGATCGCAGGAGACAGAGGTGGTGCTGGCTTCCGGGCTGGTGACCCTGAGCTTTCCTGTGAAAGAAAAAGAGGGCAAAATCCTGATGAGTCCAGGAGAATTGGTAGAATTTAAAGAGAGTAAGTTTCAGCGTAAGAAAGTAAATACCACACACTACACTTCGTGGAAAGACAAAGTGTTCCACTTGGATGAGACCAGCTTGGAAGAGATTATAAAGATGGCCAGAAATAATTACGGGATTGATATTGACGTGCAAGATCATGAAGTGCTAAAACTAACAGCATCAGGCTCTATGCCGCTTAGTGATGCGGCAAGTTTTATGTCGCAGATTTCCAAAATATTCAATGTTGAAATAGTAGACGAGCACAATAAGTACCTGATTAAATAA
- a CDS encoding RNA polymerase sigma factor, with protein sequence MSSKVDLFISGSPKTTSGSCSDERALWQSLIKGNDLAFSNLYQRFSNLLFNYGMHFCYNRELVKDCIQELFTTIWNRRESLSEVESVKYYLFKSFRNLLIQHINRDRKLFTDLDEGQESRAFEASIEDGLVSLDYAKENERKVTDALTKISKRQREIVVLKYFNELSYSEIAGLMSITPASAHNLLSKALQCMRVVMKALSLVSFLNYYF encoded by the coding sequence ATGAGTAGCAAGGTTGATCTATTTATTTCAGGAAGTCCGAAAACCACTTCCGGTTCATGTTCGGACGAGAGAGCTTTGTGGCAAAGTTTGATAAAGGGCAATGATCTGGCTTTTTCCAATTTGTATCAGCGCTTTTCCAACTTGCTTTTTAATTATGGTATGCATTTTTGCTACAATCGGGAATTGGTCAAAGACTGTATTCAGGAGTTGTTTACCACTATTTGGAATAGAAGAGAATCACTGTCGGAAGTGGAGTCAGTTAAGTATTACCTGTTTAAGTCATTTCGAAATCTACTTATCCAGCATATCAATAGGGATAGAAAGCTCTTCACTGATTTGGATGAAGGTCAGGAGTCGCGGGCTTTTGAAGCGTCGATTGAAGACGGCTTGGTTTCTCTCGATTATGCAAAGGAAAATGAGAGGAAAGTCACCGATGCACTTACAAAAATTTCAAAAAGACAGCGGGAAATTGTAGTGCTCAAGTATTTCAATGAGCTGAGTTATTCAGAAATAGCGGGCCTAATGTCAATTACCCCTGCTTCTGCCCATAATCTTCTTTCAAAAGCATTACAATGTATGAGAGTTGTGATGAAAGCTTTGTCGTTAGTTTCTTTTCTCAATTATTACTTTTAA
- a CDS encoding DUF819 domain-containing protein, translated as MTWTQDPIYISGMLCMFVLLSVWLAKFKGWKIVGMPILVIVITAIAANFGIIPTATGGNPVYVGIFKCLAPMGIFIALLEVDLKSLKKAGMPILLMFGIGAVGTIIGVLVAWYLVKPAVEIGPMANAVAGMYTGTYIGGSINFNAIALSYQVNENADLFAATTVVDNLIGTPWIIATLILPKYLQTFLPRKKLLPSGNAGQKIKTNESVSIAGLASILGLAFLAMAVSKLTSQFFPQIPEILTLTTIALILAQIRLLKKLEGTHTIGFFLILLFLSAIGTLCDLGTLVGLGDLAGVLFLFVSVLVLIHGLVIFGLGALFRIDWDVIAVASQANVGGNTTALAAAESLNRPDLLIPGVLVGSLGNALGTYGGFFIAGILG; from the coding sequence ATGACTTGGACTCAAGACCCCATTTACATTAGTGGAATGCTCTGCATGTTTGTACTGCTGTCTGTTTGGCTGGCAAAATTCAAAGGTTGGAAAATAGTGGGCATGCCTATATTGGTGATAGTAATTACGGCTATTGCAGCCAACTTCGGTATTATCCCTACTGCGACGGGAGGTAATCCTGTTTATGTGGGGATATTTAAGTGTTTGGCACCTATGGGGATTTTCATTGCCTTGCTGGAGGTAGATCTCAAAAGCCTCAAAAAAGCTGGAATGCCGATTTTGCTTATGTTTGGCATTGGTGCGGTGGGGACAATTATCGGAGTACTGGTCGCTTGGTATCTAGTGAAGCCGGCAGTAGAAATTGGGCCGATGGCAAATGCAGTAGCAGGAATGTACACCGGTACTTATATAGGTGGAAGTATCAATTTCAATGCGATCGCCTTGAGCTATCAAGTTAACGAGAATGCAGACTTGTTTGCAGCCACCACTGTGGTAGATAACCTCATAGGAACACCTTGGATTATTGCTACACTAATTTTGCCGAAGTATTTGCAGACTTTTTTGCCCAGAAAGAAATTGCTTCCGTCGGGAAATGCGGGTCAAAAAATTAAAACCAACGAATCTGTAAGTATAGCTGGCTTGGCAAGTATTTTGGGCTTGGCATTTCTGGCTATGGCAGTTTCAAAATTAACCTCGCAGTTTTTTCCGCAGATTCCCGAGATACTTACACTCACCACCATTGCGTTGATTTTGGCCCAAATACGGTTACTGAAGAAACTGGAGGGTACGCACACAATTGGTTTTTTCCTTATCTTACTTTTCCTGTCGGCTATTGGGACACTGTGTGATTTGGGTACATTGGTGGGACTGGGCGATCTTGCAGGAGTGTTGTTTTTGTTTGTTTCAGTACTGGTATTGATTCATGGACTGGTGATTTTTGGACTTGGAGCATTATTCCGGATCGATTGGGATGTTATTGCGGTGGCGTCTCAGGCAAATGTTGGAGGAAACACTACCGCATTGGCAGCAGCTGAAAGCTTGAACCGCCCTGATTTGTTGATTCCAGGAGTTTTGGTGGGAAGTTTGGGAAATGCTTTGGGAACCTACGGCGGTTTTTTTATTGCTGGTATACTGGGGTAA
- a CDS encoding DegT/DnrJ/EryC1/StrS aminotransferase family protein, whose translation MRVPFLDLKRMDSELKNALKSKFSEMLDLGVFSGGEEVKSLESRISTYLNSPFSIACANGTDAMELALRALQIGSGDEVIVPAMTWVSTAEAVAMVGAKPIFWDTDANGLLAADWGEAITQNTKAVMPVHLYGKMVDMGNLMAKAKKYKLFVIEDGAQSFGSFQNNKAAGTFGDVGCLSFYPTKNLGALGEAGMCLTDSLELTERIRQLLNHGQKVRDEHELVGRNSRIDSIQAGFLTVYMDRFVSFQKFRKRLAGMYLEALGDLDGLRLPAGILGKDHNAHLFVVQTPKRNELKEFLSKQGVGTAIHYPLSLPEMTEFSCQGNFRNAGILSAQGLSLPLNPWMREEEIEFVSGKVRQFFLSH comes from the coding sequence ATGAGGGTTCCGTTTCTTGATTTGAAAAGAATGGATTCTGAGCTGAAAAATGCTTTGAAATCTAAGTTTTCGGAAATGCTTGACCTAGGTGTTTTTTCCGGCGGAGAGGAAGTGAAGTCACTTGAGTCTAGAATTTCAACTTACCTCAACTCTCCATTTTCTATTGCCTGTGCCAATGGTACAGATGCAATGGAGCTTGCTTTGAGGGCATTGCAAATCGGCTCAGGGGATGAGGTTATCGTTCCTGCGATGACTTGGGTATCCACTGCCGAGGCAGTAGCTATGGTGGGAGCAAAACCGATTTTCTGGGATACGGATGCGAATGGACTATTGGCTGCAGATTGGGGAGAAGCAATAACCCAGAACACGAAGGCAGTCATGCCAGTTCATCTGTACGGTAAAATGGTGGATATGGGAAATCTGATGGCTAAAGCAAAGAAGTATAAACTCTTTGTGATCGAAGACGGAGCCCAGTCTTTTGGTTCTTTTCAAAACAATAAAGCTGCGGGTACTTTTGGAGATGTGGGATGCCTGAGTTTTTATCCTACTAAAAATCTCGGTGCGTTGGGAGAAGCGGGAATGTGCCTGACAGACTCACTTGAACTCACCGAACGAATTAGACAGCTACTTAATCATGGGCAGAAAGTTCGTGATGAACATGAATTGGTAGGAAGAAATAGCAGAATCGATTCTATACAAGCAGGGTTTCTAACTGTTTATATGGACAGGTTTGTTTCATTCCAAAAGTTTCGAAAAAGGCTTGCAGGGATGTACCTTGAGGCGTTGGGGGATCTGGACGGCTTGAGATTGCCGGCCGGTATTTTGGGAAAAGATCATAATGCCCATCTCTTTGTAGTGCAAACTCCCAAAAGAAATGAATTGAAAGAGTTTTTATCCAAGCAAGGAGTAGGTACAGCCATTCATTACCCCCTCAGCTTACCAGAGATGACGGAGTTTTCCTGTCAGGGAAATTTTAGAAATGCCGGAATTCTAAGTGCTCAAGGACTTTCTTTGCCACTAAATCCTTGGATGAGAGAAGAAGAAATAGAATTTGTTAGTGGAAAAGTGAGGCAGTTCTTTCTATCGCATTAA
- a CDS encoding glycosyltransferase family 4 protein: MSKRVLIITYYWPPSGGSGVQRWLKFAKYLPEAGWEPVIFTPENPDFDLKDESLEKEISPNLEVMKFPIWEPYQLLDRLRGKKESHPGRVLEQKKHSFLERAAIWLRANLLVPDPRVFWVKPSVKFLTELVEKGQFQAVITTGPPHSMHLIGRELKRKTNVFWLADFRDPWSQWEFLDKLPMQNQVLERHRKLEMQVLGEADVVTTISPTFQHDLEQLAHRKIEILTNGFDLADIPHDFSVEEKKAGSLHLVYSGIIDSIRNPMPLLNAMKEEFSMEKGEVHFTFVGRVSDQVREQIAADSWLSSHVILAGYVSHQEVFRFYEKADALALILTNTKNAKGNIPGKLFEYMATSLPILALGDPEGDSAMILEESGAGEVLSHSDHVAIQVSLRELFERGGKAVSATGIEHYSRRNLSIQLAKLLDEGSVS; the protein is encoded by the coding sequence ATGTCCAAAAGAGTTCTAATCATTACCTATTATTGGCCGCCAAGCGGAGGTTCCGGCGTACAGCGCTGGCTGAAGTTTGCCAAATATCTACCTGAAGCAGGTTGGGAGCCGGTGATTTTTACACCGGAAAATCCTGATTTTGACCTTAAAGACGAAAGCCTGGAAAAGGAAATTTCTCCTAATCTGGAGGTAATGAAATTCCCGATCTGGGAACCTTATCAACTTTTGGATAGGCTCCGGGGGAAAAAAGAATCGCATCCGGGAAGGGTGCTGGAGCAAAAAAAACACAGTTTTCTAGAAAGGGCAGCAATCTGGCTGCGGGCGAATTTGCTGGTTCCTGATCCCCGGGTTTTTTGGGTCAAACCTTCAGTCAAATTCTTGACTGAATTAGTGGAAAAAGGACAGTTCCAGGCGGTAATTACTACAGGACCGCCGCACTCCATGCATTTGATTGGGAGAGAATTGAAGCGAAAAACGAATGTTTTTTGGCTTGCTGATTTTCGGGATCCCTGGTCACAATGGGAATTTTTGGATAAACTTCCCATGCAGAATCAAGTGCTGGAAAGGCATAGAAAACTAGAGATGCAGGTATTGGGTGAGGCGGATGTTGTGACCACTATTTCTCCTACATTTCAGCATGATTTAGAGCAGTTAGCTCACCGGAAAATCGAAATACTGACCAATGGCTTTGATTTGGCTGATATTCCACATGACTTTTCTGTGGAAGAAAAAAAAGCGGGCAGTCTGCATTTGGTGTATAGCGGGATCATCGATTCGATCAGAAATCCCATGCCTTTGCTGAATGCAATGAAGGAAGAGTTTTCGATGGAGAAAGGAGAAGTGCACTTTACTTTTGTAGGGCGGGTGAGTGATCAAGTGCGTGAGCAGATTGCTGCGGATTCTTGGCTTTCCTCCCATGTGATTTTGGCGGGATATGTGTCACATCAGGAGGTTTTCCGGTTTTACGAGAAAGCTGATGCCCTGGCTTTGATTCTCACCAATACTAAAAATGCAAAAGGGAACATCCCCGGAAAGCTATTCGAGTATATGGCGACCTCCTTGCCGATTCTGGCTTTGGGAGATCCTGAAGGTGATTCTGCCATGATTTTGGAAGAATCAGGAGCTGGTGAAGTTTTGTCTCATTCGGATCATGTAGCTATTCAAGTCAGCTTGAGGGAGTTGTTTGAGCGGGGAGGAAAAGCTGTTTCGGCAACTGGAATTGAGCACTATTCGCGAAGAAATTTAAGTATTCAATTGGCCAAATTGCTGGATGAGGGTTCCGTTTCTTGA
- a CDS encoding NADP-dependent isocitrate dehydrogenase has protein sequence MSSKRKITVAYGDGIGPEIMKATLAILEAAGAQLEYDVIEIGEQVYLKGISSGMEPNAFESLRETKIFLKAPITTPQGGGFKSLNVTTRTSFGLYANVRPCKAFSPFIKTHFPKTDLVIIRENEEDLYAGIEHRQTQEVFQSLKLISKPGSEKIIRYAFEYAKKYGRKKVTCMTKDNIMKLADGLFHKTFDEISKEYPEIKADHKIIDIGTALIADRPETFDVIVTLNLYGDIISDVAAQVTGSVGLGGSANVGEEVAMFEAIHGSAPDITGLGIANPSGLLNGAIMMLVHIGQPEVAEKISNAWMKTLEDGIHTGDIYQEGLSTKKVGTEEFANAVIERIGQLPSTMVPAEFDKDTTPMNVFVSPVTKAKKELIGVDVFVDWDEPGRDPQVLGEKLRKANADGLQLTLITNRGIKVFPDGMRESFCTDHWRCRFQTPEQSTISHAQIRELLKQVEELGFDFIKTENLYSFDGVRGYSLAQGE, from the coding sequence ATGTCTTCCAAAAGAAAAATTACGGTTGCCTATGGTGATGGGATCGGTCCCGAAATCATGAAGGCAACTTTGGCGATCCTAGAAGCAGCCGGTGCTCAACTCGAATATGATGTAATCGAAATCGGAGAACAAGTGTATCTGAAAGGTATCAGTTCAGGAATGGAGCCGAATGCATTCGAATCGCTAAGAGAAACGAAAATTTTCCTGAAGGCACCTATCACTACTCCTCAGGGTGGTGGTTTTAAATCGCTGAATGTTACGACCCGCACTTCTTTTGGTTTGTACGCAAACGTGAGGCCTTGTAAGGCTTTTTCGCCATTCATCAAGACGCATTTTCCGAAGACAGATCTGGTGATCATCCGTGAGAATGAAGAAGATCTTTATGCAGGAATAGAGCATAGACAGACGCAAGAGGTTTTTCAGTCGTTGAAATTGATTTCAAAGCCGGGCTCTGAGAAGATTATTCGATATGCATTTGAGTACGCAAAAAAATACGGTCGTAAGAAAGTGACCTGCATGACCAAAGACAACATCATGAAGTTGGCAGATGGTCTTTTCCATAAGACATTTGATGAGATATCTAAGGAATATCCTGAAATCAAAGCTGACCATAAAATCATCGATATTGGAACTGCTCTAATAGCAGATAGACCGGAGACATTTGATGTGATCGTGACTTTGAACCTTTATGGTGATATTATTTCTGATGTGGCAGCTCAGGTTACGGGTTCTGTGGGGCTTGGCGGATCTGCCAATGTGGGTGAAGAAGTAGCGATGTTTGAAGCTATTCATGGCTCAGCTCCTGATATCACAGGGTTGGGCATTGCAAATCCATCAGGCTTGCTCAATGGAGCGATCATGATGCTTGTTCATATTGGTCAGCCGGAAGTTGCTGAGAAAATTTCCAATGCGTGGATGAAGACTTTGGAAGACGGAATCCATACAGGCGATATCTATCAGGAAGGACTTTCTACTAAGAAGGTTGGTACTGAAGAGTTTGCTAATGCAGTGATTGAAAGAATTGGTCAACTTCCTTCTACGATGGTTCCGGCTGAATTTGATAAGGACACCACTCCAATGAATGTGTTTGTATCTCCAGTGACTAAAGCTAAAAAAGAGCTAATCGGCGTGGACGTGTTTGTAGATTGGGATGAGCCGGGAAGAGATCCCCAGGTGCTGGGCGAAAAACTTCGCAAGGCGAATGCTGATGGATTGCAATTGACTTTGATCACCAACAGAGGAATTAAAGTTTTTCCTGACGGCATGCGTGAGTCTTTCTGTACGGATCACTGGAGATGTAGATTCCAGACTCCCGAGCAATCCACAATTTCACACGCTCAGATCCGTGAGTTATTGAAGCAAGTAGAAGAACTGGGATTCGATTTTATTAAGACTGAAAACTTATACTCCTTCGACGGTGTGAGAGGCTACTCACTGGCACAGGGTGAATAA
- a CDS encoding enoyl-CoA hydratase/isomerase family protein, whose protein sequence is MADFKNILTDVKNGVLHLTINREDKMNALNFDTLKELKSIFEEVSDNKEIKAVIITGSGEKAFVAGADISEIASLNEVNARKFAENGQEIFNMIENCHKPVIAVNNGYTLGGGCELAMACHIRIATANAKFGQPEVNLGIIPGYGGTQRLTILIGRGKANELMMTGDMIGAEEAKVLGLVNYVLPTKEEALGKAEEIIAKILSKAPLAIGMIIDCVNSVYVSDENGFQTEANSFARCVKSGDYKEGTSAFLEKRQPHFKGE, encoded by the coding sequence ATGGCTGATTTCAAAAATATCCTAACTGATGTAAAGAATGGAGTGCTCCACCTTACCATCAATAGAGAAGACAAAATGAATGCGCTGAATTTTGATACGTTGAAGGAGTTAAAGTCGATTTTTGAGGAGGTTTCAGACAATAAGGAGATTAAAGCTGTAATCATCACAGGGTCTGGAGAAAAAGCTTTTGTGGCTGGTGCCGATATTAGTGAGATAGCTTCTCTAAATGAAGTTAATGCCCGAAAATTCGCTGAGAACGGACAGGAAATTTTCAACATGATAGAAAATTGCCATAAGCCTGTGATCGCGGTGAATAATGGCTATACGCTTGGCGGAGGCTGCGAACTGGCTATGGCATGTCATATTAGAATCGCAACTGCCAATGCGAAATTTGGGCAGCCGGAAGTCAACCTGGGAATCATTCCCGGCTATGGGGGAACTCAACGCTTAACTATCCTAATCGGCAGAGGAAAAGCCAATGAATTAATGATGACCGGTGACATGATCGGAGCAGAAGAAGCTAAGGTCTTAGGACTTGTTAATTATGTGCTTCCTACCAAAGAAGAAGCTTTGGGAAAAGCCGAAGAAATCATCGCCAAAATTCTTAGCAAGGCACCTCTCGCTATCGGTATGATTATAGACTGCGTCAACTCTGTTTACGTGTCTGACGAAAATGGATTTCAGACGGAAGCAAACAGCTTTGCCAGATGTGTGAAATCGGGAGATTATAAAGAAGGAACTTCTGCTTTTCTGGAAAAAAGACAGCCGCATTTCAAAGGAGAATAG
- a CDS encoding lipopolysaccharide biosynthesis protein: MGNFKKLAGQTAVYGLSSILGRSINFLLIIVYTQYLSKEALGSFTSIYALIGFMNIVFTYGMETAFFRFATGKNLDPTKVYNSTQSLLITSTLILGSGLYLLAPSLAEWLDYPGQAYLFRWTALILSFDAVLAIPFAKLRLENKALIFAGAKIFNILLNIFFNLLLIIGFPYLISTGVISEYFLGYRSDWGVEYILLSNLFANGLIIPFVWWKAGFFQFKLEADIIKPMWIYSVPLLFMGLAGVTNELFSRFLFEYVLPPNFYAGLSAREAGGVFGANFRLAILMNLVIQAFKYAAEPFFFKQSADKNSPMLYAKVMHAFIVFCSVLMIAISVNLNWLGPMFLRQAGYEEGLFIVPTLLMGYLLLGIYFNLSIWFKITDQTKYSFWITLIGAIITVAIIVVFVPIWGYMGGALSTITCYLVMCVLCFLYGQKHYPIPYKIAKGLIYLLISFALSYLGFYLDLGIPILNFFLKNSLILLYLGLIFLLEKDQIISYLPKRKKM, translated from the coding sequence ATGGGTAATTTCAAAAAACTAGCCGGACAAACCGCAGTTTATGGACTGAGTAGTATCCTCGGTAGATCTATCAATTTTTTGTTGATCATCGTGTACACCCAATACCTCAGCAAAGAGGCTTTAGGTTCATTCACAAGTATTTATGCACTGATCGGGTTTATGAATATTGTCTTCACGTACGGGATGGAGACAGCTTTTTTCAGATTTGCCACAGGCAAAAACCTAGACCCTACAAAGGTTTACAATTCTACCCAATCCTTATTGATTACAAGCACCCTGATTTTGGGTTCCGGGTTGTATTTGCTCGCTCCTTCACTTGCCGAATGGCTGGATTATCCTGGTCAGGCCTATTTATTCAGATGGACTGCTTTAATACTATCTTTTGATGCAGTGTTGGCAATCCCATTTGCCAAGCTACGGCTGGAAAACAAAGCGCTGATTTTTGCCGGTGCCAAAATCTTTAACATTCTACTGAATATATTTTTCAACCTTCTACTGATCATAGGGTTTCCCTATTTGATTTCCACAGGAGTGATTTCAGAATATTTTCTAGGATACAGATCAGATTGGGGAGTGGAATACATTCTACTTTCAAACCTTTTTGCGAATGGATTAATCATCCCATTCGTTTGGTGGAAAGCCGGGTTCTTCCAGTTCAAACTGGAAGCTGATATCATCAAACCCATGTGGATCTATTCCGTCCCACTGCTATTTATGGGATTGGCAGGGGTGACCAATGAGTTGTTTTCCAGATTTCTATTTGAATACGTGCTCCCTCCAAATTTCTATGCCGGACTTAGTGCCCGGGAAGCGGGAGGTGTGTTCGGAGCTAACTTTAGACTTGCCATCCTGATGAACTTGGTGATTCAGGCATTTAAATATGCTGCCGAACCGTTCTTTTTCAAGCAATCAGCCGACAAGAATTCTCCGATGCTATACGCAAAGGTGATGCATGCATTTATTGTTTTTTGCTCGGTACTTATGATTGCCATTTCGGTAAACCTGAACTGGTTGGGACCAATGTTTTTGAGACAAGCCGGCTACGAAGAAGGACTGTTTATTGTCCCTACACTCTTGATGGGATACTTACTTCTAGGCATTTATTTCAACCTTTCTATTTGGTTTAAAATCACGGATCAGACCAAATACAGTTTTTGGATCACATTAATTGGCGCAATAATCACCGTGGCGATAATCGTTGTATTTGTACCGATCTGGGGGTACATGGGCGGCGCTCTCAGCACGATCACCTGTTACCTGGTGATGTGTGTGCTTTGTTTTCTTTACGGACAAAAACACTATCCTATCCCTTATAAAATAGCAAAAGGACTTATCTACCTACTTATTTCCTTTGCACTCAGCTATTTGGGATTTTACCTTGATCTAGGGATTCCAATTCTGAATTTCTTCCTGAAAAACAGTCTTATTCTACTTTATCTCGGACTTATATTCTTGCTCGAAAAAGATCAAATCATTTCTTATTTGCCCAAACGCAAAAAAATGTAA
- a CDS encoding tetratricopeptide repeat protein — translation MKFKRILLIFLVAALGSAASFAQGKLSKKERTAQSNKSQGSRYFIEGEKNLVLDDLEKAFFYFQKARDFSPEEPAIHYKIAEVLVKANQPEKAMPFATKAAELDADNKYYSLMLAEIYTNLKQPLKAADILEKLTADGENNQQYNLDLASIYLNAGEMDKALIVLDRAEDYYGVMEPITLQKQRIYLNKNNLSQAIAEGKKLVEARPGTPAYVMNLVEILYNNNRIDQALELVFGEIKKYPNQPELQMAAHTLLKDKGNIDESNHHLYAAFASADLDPEVKSKAFISQLTEIKTRERETLLDSLETLMTTTSPENATIYAALGERKMQEQNLSEGIEYFKKSLLLDPKNPKMLEQVILGSFGEDADFRELEKFTILGVDEFPQNPEFWFYDGVVKSAQKKDEEAVISLKKAIELNSNKNPQLNQVAFGALGNSLYNLGDKEEAFLNFDKALELNPNDEQVLNNYSYFLSLEKKNLDKAKTMSDKVVKRFPENGTFLDTHAWVLFQMEDYEGAKKFMDLALKHETKPSGVMLEHYGDILFHLGKKNEALSYWKKAEGSPEASDKLSQKIKEGKYHE, via the coding sequence GTGAAATTCAAAAGAATACTCCTTATATTTCTCGTAGCCGCCCTAGGCTCCGCAGCAAGTTTTGCCCAAGGTAAGCTCTCGAAGAAAGAGCGTACAGCTCAATCAAACAAATCGCAAGGGTCCCGTTATTTCATAGAGGGTGAGAAAAACCTCGTTCTCGATGATTTAGAAAAAGCATTTTTCTACTTTCAAAAAGCACGGGATTTCTCCCCCGAAGAACCTGCCATCCATTACAAAATAGCCGAGGTGCTGGTCAAAGCAAACCAACCTGAAAAAGCGATGCCCTTTGCCACCAAAGCAGCGGAACTCGATGCTGACAATAAGTACTACTCCTTGATGCTAGCAGAGATATATACGAATCTCAAGCAACCACTCAAAGCTGCTGATATACTGGAAAAACTAACTGCTGATGGTGAAAACAATCAGCAGTACAACTTGGATCTTGCCTCTATCTATCTGAATGCAGGGGAGATGGACAAGGCTTTGATTGTGCTGGACAGAGCTGAAGATTACTATGGAGTGATGGAGCCAATCACACTGCAAAAACAGCGGATTTATTTAAATAAAAACAACCTTAGTCAAGCTATTGCAGAAGGTAAAAAACTGGTGGAAGCTAGACCGGGCACCCCTGCCTATGTAATGAATCTGGTAGAGATTTTATATAACAACAATAGGATAGACCAGGCATTGGAGTTGGTATTTGGAGAAATCAAAAAATATCCAAATCAACCTGAATTGCAGATGGCAGCTCACACATTACTAAAAGACAAGGGAAATATCGACGAGTCAAACCACCATCTCTATGCGGCATTTGCCAGTGCAGATCTTGATCCTGAAGTCAAATCAAAGGCTTTTATCAGCCAGTTAACTGAAATAAAAACTCGAGAACGAGAGACATTGCTTGATAGCCTAGAGACGCTTATGACTACGACAAGTCCAGAGAATGCAACGATTTATGCTGCTCTTGGGGAGCGTAAAATGCAAGAGCAAAACCTAAGCGAAGGTATAGAATATTTCAAAAAATCACTTTTACTTGACCCTAAGAACCCCAAAATGCTCGAGCAAGTGATTTTAGGGTCTTTCGGAGAAGATGCAGATTTCAGAGAACTGGAGAAATTCACAATTCTAGGAGTTGACGAATTCCCACAAAACCCGGAATTCTGGTTTTACGACGGGGTAGTGAAATCCGCACAAAAGAAAGACGAAGAAGCTGTCATTTCTCTCAAAAAAGCCATAGAACTGAACTCAAACAAAAACCCACAATTGAATCAAGTAGCCTTTGGGGCTTTGGGTAATTCATTGTATAATTTGGGAGATAAGGAAGAAGCTTTTCTAAATTTTGACAAAGCACTGGAACTTAATCCTAATGACGAGCAAGTGCTGAACAATTATTCCTATTTCCTTTCTCTGGAAAAAAAGAATCTGGACAAAGCAAAGACAATGTCTGATAAAGTTGTCAAGAGATTTCCCGAAAATGGCACTTTCCTTGATACACACGCTTGGGTTCTTTTTCAGATGGAAGATTATGAAGGTGCCAAGAAATTTATGGACTTGGCATTAAAGCACGAGACCAAGCCTAGTGGGGTAATGCTTGAACATTATGGAGACATCTTGTTTCACCTGGGCAAAAAGAACGAAGCGTTGAGTTATTGGAAAAAAGCAGAAGGAAGTCCTGAAGCCTCTGATAAACTTTCACAAAAAATAAAAGAAGGAAAATACCATGAATAA